One stretch of Streptomyces sp. 135 DNA includes these proteins:
- a CDS encoding sigma-70 family RNA polymerase sigma factor — protein MDVNASAEADLAARFEEHRPRLNAVAYRMLGSLSESEDAVQEAWFRLSRTQAAAASGPGGAGEVRNLGGWLTTVVGRVCLDLLRSRQSRREESLDVSLETHVPDPVVSRADVVDPEQEVLRADSVGLALLVVLDTLAPAERLAFVLHDMFAVPFDEIAVIVERTPAATRQLASRARRRVQGSAPAQETDVAKQREVVEAWTAATKAGDFDALLELLDPDVVLRSDTGELSSGLSKLVRGAATVAAQAAMFARLAVHQHVVLVNGLPGLVAAPGGEVFSLGSFSVVDGKIVEINIIADPERLRKLRLPPLPPLGE, from the coding sequence GTGGACGTCAACGCATCGGCCGAGGCCGACCTGGCCGCGCGTTTCGAGGAGCACCGGCCCCGGCTGAACGCGGTCGCGTACCGCATGCTCGGTTCGCTGAGCGAGTCCGAGGACGCGGTCCAGGAGGCGTGGTTCCGGCTCAGCCGTACCCAGGCGGCCGCGGCGTCGGGGCCCGGAGGCGCGGGCGAGGTGCGCAACCTCGGCGGCTGGCTGACGACCGTCGTCGGCCGGGTCTGCTTGGACCTGCTGCGCTCGCGGCAGTCACGGCGCGAGGAGTCCCTGGACGTCTCCCTGGAGACGCACGTGCCGGACCCGGTCGTCAGCCGCGCGGACGTCGTCGACCCCGAGCAGGAGGTGCTGCGCGCCGACTCGGTGGGCCTCGCGCTGCTCGTGGTGCTGGACACGCTCGCGCCCGCCGAGCGGCTCGCGTTCGTGCTGCACGACATGTTCGCCGTGCCGTTCGACGAGATCGCGGTCATCGTGGAGCGCACGCCCGCCGCGACCCGGCAGCTGGCCAGCCGGGCCCGCCGCCGCGTGCAGGGCTCGGCGCCGGCCCAGGAGACGGACGTCGCCAAGCAGCGCGAGGTCGTCGAGGCCTGGACGGCCGCCACGAAGGCGGGCGACTTCGACGCGCTGCTCGAACTCCTCGACCCGGACGTCGTGTTGCGATCGGACACCGGCGAGCTGTCCTCGGGCCTGTCGAAGCTGGTGCGGGGCGCGGCGACGGTGGCCGCGCAGGCGGCGATGTTCGCGCGGCTCGCCGTGCACCAGCACGTGGTGCTCGTCAACGGCCTGCCGGGCCTGGTCGCGGCCCCGGGCGGCGAGGTGTTCTCCCTCGGTTCCTTCAGCGTCGTGGACGGCAAGATCGTGGAGATCAACATCATCGCCGACCCCGAGCGGCTGCGGAAGCTGCGGCTCCCGCCGCTGCCGCCGCTCGGGGAGTGA
- a CDS encoding TetM/TetW/TetO/TetS family tetracycline resistance ribosomal protection protein, whose product MHSPAPHTLNLGILAHIDAGKTSLTERLLHAAGVIDEIGRVDDGNTQTDSLALERQRGITIKSAVVSFTIEAPQGAGEGVTVNLIDTPGHPDFIAEVERVLSVLDGAVLVISAVEGVQAQTRVLLRTLRRLRIPTLIFVNKADRAGARYDGVLTHIAERLTPDIVPMGTVTGIGTREARFTPFTRGGAEGRGFTTRLTELLAGHDDTLLTAYVDDASSLSYDRLRGELARQTGQALVHPVFFGSAATGVGIAELTEGIRELLPSAAGGAEGPLSGRVFKVERGSAGEKIAYVRVFSGTVRTRERVDITGVTGSTDGAAGEGADGRREGKVTAVSVFDQGTDVRRAEVRAGRIGKLWGLGDVRIGDVIGVPPKGSGPGDRFFAPPTLETVVAPLRPADRGALHVALTQLAEQDPLIDLRQDAVRQEVSVSLYGEVQKEVIQATLAEEFGLDVSFRETTTICVERVIGTGEAFEVGEKEPNPFLATVGLRVGPAPVGAGVTFRLGVELGSMPYAFFRAVEETVRETLHQGLYGWRVPDCTVTMTRAGYWPRQSHAHGTFDKSMSSTAGDFRNLTPLVLMDALREAGTAVHEPMHRFRLDVPADTVGAVLPALARLRAVPHTQAASGASYRLEGDIPAQRVHALEQLLPGLTRGEGELESAFDHYEPVRGPAPVRERTDHDPLHRKEYLLRVVRRTSA is encoded by the coding sequence GTGCATTCACCTGCTCCGCACACCTTGAACCTGGGCATCCTCGCCCACATCGACGCCGGTAAGACCAGCCTGACCGAGCGGCTCCTGCACGCCGCCGGGGTCATCGACGAGATCGGCCGCGTCGACGACGGAAACACGCAGACCGACTCACTCGCCCTGGAGCGACAGCGCGGCATCACGATCAAGTCCGCGGTCGTCTCCTTCACCATTGAGGCCCCGCAGGGCGCCGGTGAGGGCGTCACGGTCAACCTGATCGACACCCCCGGCCACCCGGACTTCATCGCCGAGGTGGAGCGGGTCCTGAGCGTGCTCGACGGCGCCGTGCTCGTGATCTCCGCGGTGGAGGGCGTCCAGGCGCAGACCCGCGTCCTGCTGCGCACCCTGCGGCGGCTGCGCATCCCCACCCTGATCTTCGTGAACAAGGCGGACCGCGCCGGCGCCCGGTACGACGGCGTCCTGACGCACATCGCCGAGCGGCTCACCCCCGACATCGTGCCGATGGGCACGGTCACGGGCATCGGCACACGTGAGGCCCGCTTCACCCCCTTCACCAGGGGTGGCGCCGAGGGCAGGGGCTTCACCACCCGGCTGACCGAACTGCTCGCCGGGCACGACGACACGCTGCTCACGGCCTACGTGGACGACGCCTCGTCCCTCTCGTACGACCGCCTGCGCGGTGAGCTGGCCCGGCAGACCGGGCAGGCCCTGGTGCACCCCGTCTTCTTCGGCTCGGCGGCGACGGGCGTGGGGATCGCCGAACTGACGGAAGGGATCCGGGAGTTGCTGCCGTCGGCCGCCGGGGGCGCCGAAGGTCCCCTCTCCGGGAGGGTCTTCAAGGTCGAGCGCGGGAGCGCCGGGGAGAAGATCGCGTACGTACGCGTGTTCTCGGGCACGGTCCGCACGCGTGAGCGTGTCGACATCACGGGCGTCACCGGCAGCACCGACGGCGCGGCGGGCGAGGGGGCCGACGGCCGCCGCGAAGGCAAGGTCACCGCCGTCAGCGTCTTCGACCAGGGCACGGACGTGCGCCGCGCGGAGGTCCGCGCGGGGCGGATCGGCAAGCTGTGGGGGCTCGGCGACGTCCGGATCGGCGACGTGATCGGCGTACCGCCCAAGGGGTCAGGACCCGGCGACCGGTTCTTCGCGCCGCCCACCCTGGAGACGGTCGTCGCCCCGCTGCGCCCCGCCGACCGGGGCGCCCTGCACGTCGCGCTCACGCAGCTCGCCGAGCAGGACCCGCTGATCGACCTGCGGCAGGACGCCGTCCGGCAGGAGGTGTCGGTGTCGCTCTACGGAGAGGTGCAGAAGGAGGTCATCCAGGCGACGCTGGCCGAGGAGTTCGGCCTCGACGTCTCCTTCCGCGAGACGACGACCATCTGCGTGGAGCGGGTCATCGGCACGGGCGAGGCGTTCGAGGTGGGCGAGAAGGAGCCCAATCCGTTCCTCGCCACGGTCGGGCTGCGCGTCGGGCCCGCGCCGGTGGGCGCGGGGGTGACGTTCCGGCTCGGCGTCGAGCTCGGTTCGATGCCGTACGCGTTCTTCCGGGCCGTCGAGGAGACCGTCCGGGAGACGCTGCACCAGGGCCTGTACGGCTGGCGCGTCCCCGACTGCACGGTCACGATGACGCGCGCCGGTTACTGGCCGCGCCAGAGCCACGCGCACGGCACCTTCGACAAGAGCATGTCGAGCACCGCCGGTGACTTCCGGAACCTGACGCCGCTGGTCCTGATGGACGCGCTGCGCGAGGCGGGTACGGCGGTGCACGAGCCGATGCACCGCTTCCGGCTCGACGTGCCCGCCGACACGGTCGGGGCGGTGCTGCCCGCCCTGGCCCGGCTGCGGGCGGTCCCCCACACCCAGGCGGCGAGCGGGGCCTCGTACCGCCTGGAAGGGGACATCCCGGCGCAGCGGGTGCACGCGCTGGAGCAGCTGCTGCCCGGACTCACGCGCGGCGAGGGCGAGTTGGAGTCCGCCTTCGACCACTACGAGCCGGTGCGCGGCCCGGCCCCGGTGCGCGAGCGGACCGACCACGATCCGCTCCACCGCAAGGAGTACCTGCTGCGGGTGGTGCGCAGGACGTCCGCCTGA
- a CDS encoding sulfite exporter TauE/SafE family protein — MGSGWAAGLLIGTIVLAGSSVQRLTGMGFALVTVPALTLLLGPAQGVVLANCAAGAISAVGLVGGWRQVRPAVMLPLVGAAMCTVPAGSWVAARLPEPVLMTGVGALVCSAVLLVLRGARVPALHGAKGAVAAGAAGGFMNASAGVGGPPMSLYAVNAGWSMREFVPNALFYGVAVNAVSVLSNGLPHLSTPVWSLAGAGLAAGALIGGALTDRVPEQRARTFVLLLALAGGAVTLAKGLWGTAT, encoded by the coding sequence ATGGGCAGCGGTTGGGCGGCCGGGCTGCTCATCGGCACCATCGTCCTGGCGGGCTCGTCCGTGCAGCGCCTCACCGGCATGGGCTTCGCCCTGGTCACGGTCCCCGCCCTGACGCTGCTGCTGGGCCCCGCGCAGGGCGTCGTCCTCGCCAACTGCGCGGCCGGTGCCATCAGCGCGGTGGGGCTCGTCGGCGGCTGGCGCCAGGTGCGGCCCGCGGTGATGCTCCCGCTGGTCGGCGCGGCGATGTGCACCGTGCCCGCCGGGTCCTGGGTGGCCGCGCGGCTACCGGAGCCGGTGCTGATGACCGGCGTGGGGGCGCTGGTGTGCTCGGCGGTGCTGCTGGTGCTGCGGGGCGCCCGGGTGCCCGCCCTGCACGGGGCCAAGGGGGCGGTCGCGGCGGGGGCCGCGGGCGGGTTCATGAACGCCTCCGCCGGGGTGGGCGGCCCGCCGATGTCCCTGTACGCGGTGAACGCGGGCTGGTCGATGCGGGAGTTCGTCCCGAACGCCCTCTTCTACGGAGTGGCCGTGAACGCCGTCTCCGTACTGTCCAACGGCCTGCCCCACCTGAGTACGCCCGTCTGGTCACTGGCAGGGGCGGGGCTCGCGGCGGGTGCGCTGATCGGCGGGGCCCTCACGGACCGGGTGCCGGAACAGCGGGCCCGCACGTTCGTGCTGCTGCTCGCGCTCGCCGGGGGCGCGGTGACCCTCGCCAAGGGGCTGTGGGGTACGGCGACGTGA
- a CDS encoding CPBP family intramembrane glutamic endopeptidase, translating into MTTTPSPAGPPHDPYAPPPPPPPHAPSPAAPPYASGPYAQFTPYGAPTPYAHHPHHPRHPHPVDTPPPLPYHRLALISGRHRWWRPLAGTGLVLAGGVAVMLLVLLGAEVTGALLDRPVDADGFRVWGGVAETGLALLSLALLLPVVLLAARWAQRRPAGTVSSVAGRLRWAWLGRCTAMGLPLVAGAFGVMMLLPVPAGDGADDMRWVGLPDFLLGLAMVCVLVPFQAAAEEYVFRGWLTQAVGAWLRSPWPAILPQAALFAAAHGWGTPWGFADLVVFGLVAGVLTVRTGGLEAAIALHVLNNLLAMGFSAAVVGALASDETAADMDWMSVCVDVVMLCGYAALVLWAAGRRGIQAVGTGAQARR; encoded by the coding sequence ATGACCACGACGCCCTCCCCGGCCGGGCCTCCGCACGATCCGTACGCACCGCCCCCGCCACCGCCACCGCACGCGCCGTCCCCCGCCGCCCCTCCGTACGCATCCGGTCCGTACGCCCAGTTCACCCCGTACGGCGCGCCCACCCCGTACGCCCACCACCCGCACCACCCCCGCCACCCGCACCCCGTGGACACCCCGCCACCGCTCCCCTACCACCGCCTCGCCCTGATCAGCGGCCGGCACCGCTGGTGGCGGCCCCTGGCGGGCACGGGCCTCGTGCTGGCCGGTGGTGTCGCCGTGATGCTGCTCGTGCTGCTCGGCGCCGAGGTGACGGGCGCGCTGCTCGACCGGCCGGTGGACGCGGACGGATTCCGGGTGTGGGGCGGCGTCGCGGAGACCGGCCTCGCCCTGCTCTCCCTCGCGCTGCTGCTCCCCGTGGTGCTGCTCGCCGCCCGCTGGGCCCAGCGGCGTCCGGCCGGGACGGTGTCGTCGGTCGCCGGGCGGCTCCGGTGGGCCTGGCTCGGGCGGTGCACGGCGATGGGACTGCCCCTGGTCGCGGGGGCGTTCGGGGTGATGATGCTGCTGCCCGTCCCGGCGGGCGACGGCGCGGACGACATGCGGTGGGTCGGGCTCCCCGACTTCCTGCTCGGCCTCGCGATGGTGTGCGTACTCGTGCCGTTCCAGGCGGCGGCCGAGGAGTACGTGTTCCGGGGCTGGCTGACGCAGGCGGTCGGCGCCTGGCTCCGCTCCCCGTGGCCGGCGATCCTGCCCCAGGCGGCGCTGTTCGCGGCGGCCCACGGCTGGGGCACGCCGTGGGGGTTCGCGGACCTGGTGGTGTTCGGTCTGGTCGCGGGCGTACTGACGGTGCGTACGGGCGGCCTTGAGGCGGCCATCGCGCTGCACGTGCTCAACAACCTGCTGGCCATGGGGTTTTCGGCCGCCGTCGTCGGGGCGCTCGCCTCCGACGAGACGGCCGCCGACATGGACTGGATGTCGGTCTGCGTCGACGTCGTGATGCTCTGCGGGTACGCGGCGCTCGTGCTGTGGGCGGCGGGCCGCCGCGGGATCCAGGCGGTCGGTACGGGCGCGCAGGCCCGCCGGTGA
- a CDS encoding response regulator transcription factor, with translation MVVDDQAVVRAGFAAIVDAEPDLHVVAEARDGAQAVRLARELSPDVVLMDIRMPGMDGLTATRLLTADAGAAAPRVLVLTTFDQDAYVHDALRAGASGFLLKDALPEELLAGIRVVASGEAMLAPTVTRRLIDAFADTAPAPDPELLTSLTPREREVLTLVAAGHTNAEIAETLGVTTGTVKSHVNALLGKLDLRDRVQATILAYDLGLARPRRPHRE, from the coding sequence ATGGTCGTCGACGACCAGGCCGTGGTCCGCGCCGGATTCGCGGCGATCGTCGACGCGGAACCGGACCTGCACGTGGTGGCGGAGGCGCGGGACGGCGCCCAGGCCGTGCGGCTGGCCCGCGAACTCTCCCCGGACGTCGTCCTGATGGACATCCGCATGCCGGGCATGGACGGCCTGACGGCGACCCGCCTGCTCACCGCGGACGCGGGGGCGGCGGCCCCGCGTGTCCTCGTCCTGACCACCTTCGACCAGGACGCCTACGTCCACGACGCCCTGCGCGCCGGGGCCTCCGGCTTCCTCCTGAAGGACGCGCTGCCGGAGGAACTCCTCGCCGGCATCCGGGTCGTGGCCTCGGGTGAGGCCATGCTCGCGCCCACCGTCACCCGCCGCCTGATCGACGCCTTCGCGGACACGGCCCCCGCCCCGGACCCGGAACTCCTCACCTCGCTCACGCCCCGCGAACGCGAGGTGCTGACCCTGGTGGCGGCGGGCCACACCAACGCGGAGATCGCCGAGACCCTCGGCGTGACCACCGGCACGGTGAAGTCCCACGTCAACGCCCTGCTCGGCAAGTTGGACCTGCGCGACCGGGTCCAGGCCACGATCCTCGCGTACGACCTGGGCCTGGCCCGCCCCCGGCGCCCGCACCGGGAGTGA